The Alligator mississippiensis isolate rAllMis1 chromosome 8, rAllMis1, whole genome shotgun sequence genomic sequence ATACATGAAGTACATGCCACAGAAGTGCCCGGAACACAGGACACAAAACTGAGAACATGCCAGACCCATGTTGAGCCAGTGCCATGCACACATCAACTGCACACCAAAAACATTTTGGGATCATGGTAAGCATGTGCTGTGAACATGGTACAAACACACGAAATACATAGAGCACATGCAAGAAAATAGGCTGTGCTCACACCTGGAACCAGGAACACTTGAGCATCCCAAGCACATACCAGAAAGTCATCAAGCACATGCAGGGAAAAAAACTAGGCCCCACACTGGAAACATGCCAAGCCCACACCAAGTCCATACTCTAAATATGCCACCTGCTGGTGCAAGTACACCATGAGCATGCCAGGAACATGCCAAACCCACACTGCAAGCATGCTGCACACATGCCATGAACACACCATGAATATGCCAACCACACGCTGGGAACATGCCATGAGCATGCTAGAAACATGCTAACCCCAATGCCAGGTGCACTGAGAGAACACACCAAGCCCATGCCACAAACATGTTGGGAACACACCAGCCATACCATGGCATACCCCAAGAACACACCAAACACACCGCGAATATGCCAAGCACACCCTGTGAATAGTCCAAGCACATGCAGTACCTGTGAGCTGGCCCCTTGAGGCCCTGCAGGGTGCTGAGCTCCTGGGCAATGGCCCGGCTGCCTGATGGGGTGGAACCAAGGCGGAGGGGGCGGTGGCGTGGTCGCCGGGGGCAACAGGATCCACCCGGAGATGGGGCCCCACTCGAGGACAGCGACAGGCTCCTCCCTGACCGTGCCCCTGGCGACACCCCCCGCTCTGCTGCAAACTCATGGTTCTGGGGTGGGGTCagaagaagggggcagggcagggaaaggaggggtATCATTTCTAGGGCAAGCCCTGACCATACTGACCCTCACTCCCACCTAggactagggttgccaactctgaccaaagctattccaggagattttcccccccccaacatgatgtcatgtcattaattgtactgttcaacccctTTGCAATATCAGATCTCCCAGACTGCTGTCAATAATCACCAGGAAATTGATGCTGATTCTGCTAGACTCCCAGCCaatctgggagggttggcaaccttaCCTAGGACCTGCTGCTACTGAGCATCCAGgttgtgaggggtgggggaggccagagcaggcagggcctCCAGGACGAGCCAtagccccacagaccctgcccCCAAAAGCTCCCCCACCATGGCAAGCTTACATTGCCCCCCACTAGCCTCCCAGTCCATCACAGTATCCCCACTGGCCTCCCAGTACCTTCCCAGTCCCCACCACTAGACTCCCAGTCCCCACTTTTAACCTTCCAGTGCCCACTTCCTAGCTCACCGTGGTTTTCTCCAGGCAGTGAAGCAGGTGATGGTGCTGCAACTCGAAAGCCGAACAGGTCCGTAGCccaggggcctgggggtggcCGTCCagctcctgggggtggggaagaggacgGACAGATGGATACCCCCCATAAGGTAGAAGTGGGAGGAGGGACTGGGGTGCTGGTGCAAGGGGTGTGCAAGGGATCCTGTTTTCCTGTGTGAGGCTTGTGCAAGGAGCCCCGTTCCCTATGTGAGGCTGTGCAAAGAACTGTTCCCCGTGCAAAGGGATCCCACAGTCATGTGCAAGCCTCTGTGAGGAGCCCCATTTCCCTCGTGCGAGGCTGTGCAAGGGATCCCCATTCCCCATGCCAGGGCCCCAGTTCCCAATCCAAGAGGTCCCATTCCCTGGGCAAAGTCTGCATAACAGGGTCCCAGCACCATGCAAAGCCATGCACACCTCGAGGTCGTTGCTATGCTTGTACTGCAGGAAGGCTTTGGTCGTCCCGCTCTTGGCCAGCCGGATCCGGGCCAGGCGCACcttctgtgggggagggggggtgatgggcagaggccatgcccccagcCTTCCTCTGTGCACCCCCCataagccctgccccctccaatcCTGACTCCACCTCTTCCCCATAGCTCTGTGCTCTCTCTGAataccagcccctgccccccccaccctatagtcctgcccccttcccttggCCCCACTACCACCTCCCCATAGCTCAGGGGTAGGCAGCATTTTGCCCACAGGcgagatccagcctgccaagaaGTTTTACCTGACTCACAGCAGATCCCTCAGCCCTGTTCAGCCCAGCCTTTGGTGGGCAACCTGAGCTGTGGTACGAGTGGCCAGTGCCACTACCCCAAGACACCCAACAGAGCTAGGGCAGCACGGCAGCCAGATTCTACttcccagcagtggctccttccagctgctagtgacactgctgccaccagacctggccccactgcctggacATCCCAGCCTATCCACTCTGCATCCACTGCCAGCGGTGCCAGATAGAGGGGGAaggtgggatctccatggagagcAGCCCAGAACCCCCACAGCCAGGGCACATTCAGCCAGGCACATGGAATGGAGCTGCAGGTAGGGACCAGAGTCCAGGAGCAGAACAGATGGGGCTGGTGCACGCACATCCCTGCGACTAACACCACTTCCATAAGCAGGGGCATTCAGGGAGCAGGTTacagctctgcccagggccctggTCCCATGCTGCCATCACGCCATGGTCCCAGCCTTGGACGAGGGCCACTTAGGCCCCTCCCATCTCTCCCTATCCCAGACGTAGCTCCCTACCCACTGGGGATCCAGGCCGGTTCCCCAAGTAGTCTGGAGTCTTGGTGAGTTGTTacaggttgggggagaggggatgctAACCCAGCCCACAATAGCTCAGCAAACCTCCCAAAGTGGCtccccagcccaaataattgcccgcccctgccacagcccctttCTGCCCCTCCTGCTATAGCCCTGCCCCATCCTTCCCAACTCCATCCCTCCCCATAGCATTGCCTGCAGCCCAAACTCCACCcccttgccctggccctgcccctgggcaccTGCTGGGCACGGCGCTTGTCGGCACGCTGGTTCTGGTGATAGATGCGGCTGAAGTTGGAGACGATGACGGGGACAGGCAGCGCAATTACCAGCACCCCTGAGAGTGAGCAGATGGAGCCGAAGATCTTCCCTGCAATGGTGGATGGCACCATGTCCCCATACCTGGCAGTGCCAGACAACAAAGATTATCATCacggaggaggaggcagaagtcACACAATGACTCACTCCCGACCCAAAACCACCcacacagtgcccctcactcttgacatGCAGCTCCCCCATATTGGTGCCcatcattcctgacccacagtgtACCCTATAGCcccatggtgcccctcactcccaagctgcaacccccctgcagcatCAAGAATGCCTATTTTAGGCCACCCTGGATGGGCTGATGGGCCCCTGGGGTGAGGAGCTGCGGCTGATGCCAAGTTTGAAGCCACATCAAATATTCATGGCTCTGTTTCCACTTCACTGGAGGAAGCCGGGAGTTGCCTTCACTGCAGAACCTAGGTATCTGGGCTCCCTGCACCCACCCTCCTGCCAGGGACCCCAGTTGTCCAgactcccagcccctctgtccccattcccactccccaccctcacccccagcaGTTTAGTCAGCAATCAACACTCTTGGTGACTAACCATGTTAAACCAGGCCCCACATGCCCTTCACTCTCCacctgcagcccccgccccctaattcccagatgcctggggtcccttttcctccctgctcACTCACCCGAGTGTGGTCATGGTGACAATGGTGTACCAGAAAGCAGCGGGGATGCTGGTGAAGTTGGTGCCGGGTGTGCTCTTCTCGGCATAGAACATGACAGTGGCGAAGATGACAATGGCCATGGTAAGCGAgaagagcaggaagcccagctcagAGGCACAGCTCTGCAGCGTGTAGCCCAGGATGCGCAGGCCCTGGCTGTGGCGTGAGAACTTGAAGATGCGGAAGACCCGGAAGACCCGCAGTGTCACAAAGGCCCCACTCAGATCCTCGTTGTCTGGCACAGCCAAGCTGATGTAGTAGGGGAGGATGGCCACCACATCAATGACGCTCATCACGCTGCGGGCAAAGCGACACCGGCTGGGTGCCGCGAACAACCGCAGCAGGTACTCGCCCGTGAAGATGAGCACGCAAGCTGTGTCCATGCAGAAGAAAGCCAGTGGGTAGCGGTCTCCACAAGGCACTgcctgggccacagcagcagaggaaaaggaggaggaggaggaaaagccaGACGAGACACGGCAGGGGATGGTCTCCACCACGTTGGCCACCACAGAGACAGCGATGAAGAAGCCAGTGACATAGTAGAAGACCAGGGCTGTGGTGCTGGCATGGGGGTTCTCAAAGGCCCGCCACAGGCGCTGTCGAGCTGAGGGGGGCGGAGAAGCTGCCGATGGGGGCTGTGAGGCTGCTTCTGCCAGGCCTTCGGCCTCCTCATCCTCGGGGGCAGGGGGGATACAGGAAAGGGTCAGAGCTGAGCCAGTGTggggggacccaggtgtccgggatGCAGAAGGGGAATTTGGGCATCTGGTCCAcatgcacagaacccaggcatctgggacacacaaATGTACGCGGATCCCAGACATCTGGGGTGCACACAGGGAACCCAAGCATCcaggacacaaacacacacatacagaaccaGGCTTCTGGGATAGACAGACACACCTACACAAGGCATCCAGGAGAGATAAGACagccacatgcacatgcagagaatccaggcatccagaacaggcagacagacagacacacaaccCCAGAAGTCCAGGATGGACACACATacaaaacccaggcatccaagaCAGACAAACACACCTACATACAGGGAACCCAGGATGTGCGCACACGTGTGTATACTCACTCTCACTCCTGGGATAGACAGACACACATACTCAATGCAtccaggacagacagacagggaatCCAGGCATCTGAGGGACAGAAACACAGTCAATGCAGGAATCCAGGACACCCAAACACAAAGCGTCCAGGACACAAACCCACACAGCGAATGGAAGTGTCcaggggacagacagacacatggatacacacacatatatgcacaaacacacagggaACTAAGGCATCTGGGAAGCAGGAACCACAGGTTCTAAGCCTAAcctctccccccctctcccccaagggAATTGGAATTCATGTCTCAGTCCTGCCCACCTAGTGGTTACCAGCACTTTCTCCAAGCCAGGGGCCCTGATCCAGAGACATTTAGAAAAATCTATCCCTCACTCGTAACCCCTCCCAGCATCTCCCACAGAAATCCTGAGCCAAAAGGGACCTCAgagccctcccctctcccatcagccatgtgctgctactgctgctgcatcccattGGCTGCCTGTAATATGGCCGAGTCCCAGGTAAGCTTCTCTAAAGATCCACGCTGGGGTGATGGGGGTAGATTGGGGGCAGAGTGTGGGCTGAGTAGAAGCCACCCTCCCctaatttttatttacttataCTGTACaaacttttgtttttttactgaccAAACAACAAACCTACTTCCCCACCCCCCTAGGGTCTAGGGTTGATATATCAAACTCCTGCATTTGAACTTGGCCCTTATCCAAGACCTGGGAGACAGGTTACATTGATGTGGTGTAATACATGTCAAGCAAGAAGTTTCAgtcatcagtaaaaaaaaaaaaaaaaatgtgtttgtcaATAAAAAGGTTAGGTCATTACTAAGCAAACTTGGTcatcagtaaaacaaaaaaaaaaaaatccccaacaaaACCCTAATCCCTAGAAAAATAGGTCATCactaaaaaaaattctgtcagtAAAAGGTTTGGTCATTGGTAAGAAAAATATGGTCATAGATAAAAAGAATTCATCAGTAAAAACAACCTTGAGAGTGGAGTAAAAAGTGTGGTCATCAGTAAAATAGTTGTTAGTAAAAAGTTTGTTGGTCAGTAAGATAAGTGGTTGTCAATAAAAAGTTTCACCACTGATAAAAATGATCTTGTAAGTAAAAATTAATCAGTTAAAACATGGTAGAAACAATGTGTGTCAGTAAAACGAGATAAATAGAGAAAACAGTTGTTAGTAAAAACTTTGGtcatcagatttaaaaaaaaaaaaggtaaaaacaatTTAGTCATTAGTAAAAAAAATTGTCACTGAAAACACACGGCACTAATGTGTCACTAAAAAGTTTGATCATCAGTATAAAAATGTTATTGTCAATAAAAACAATTTTGTCAATTAAAATGTGACTGTCAGTAAAAACATGGGTCATCAGTAAAAGATTTTATCATTTAAAACTAGTCAGGAAAAAAGTTTGGTCAGTTAATAAAATTTGGCATCAGTTTAAAAAATGTGataggaaaaacaaaactggTCATCACCTTtggttgtaaaaaaaaatttgTCAGTAAAAAGATTGTGAGTAAAGAAAATGGTTCATCagtaaaaaaatgttcatttgtaAAATTAAATGGTttgtgaataaaaaaaataaagtgttcaTCAGTAAAATAAAGTGGTCTGTCAATAAAAAAGTTAGCTGGAcctgcatccaagggtactgaaagaactggctgaactcATTGCAGTGCCTCTGGCAATGCTGTTCAAAGAgcaaatgactggaagaaggctaatgtggtacccatctttaagaaatggaagcGGGATTATCCTGCTAACTATAGACAGtctggtcagtctgactttggtcctgggaaaaaaatctttgaaaaaattgtcaaggaggccatcaaccacaagcaCGTAACTGGTGGCAtattaagaaacaaccagcaCGGCTTTATcgaggggaggtcatgcctaacaaacctggcatccttttatgaccaggtaactaactaGCTGGGTAtgggacatgaggttgacatcatctatgtagacttcagcaaggcctttggtACTGTTTCACATGAGATTCTCTCAATTAagttggagggtactggccttgaccagtctacagtgaggtgggttggcaactggctcagagaCTGATCCCAGTGAGTTATaatcgatgggatggcctcattcTGGAGGatcatctccagtggtgtcccccaggaatcagtgcttgggcccaggctctttaacatctttatcaatgacttagATGAGAGAGTGGAAAGTGCATtaattaagtttgcagatgataccaagctgtgggaaaatgtgggcacatctgaggacagcgtaaagatccagaatgaccttgacaggctggtcctatgtgCTGAATGCAATTAGATGAGGTACAATTGGGACAAGtgccgggtccttcatctgggtaggaagaacctttaTCATAACGATATGATGAGTGGTTGTCTACCGGCTAACACTGAatatgaaagggacctgggggtgataaTCGACCATAGGATGAACGAGTCAGTATGATGAAGTTGGCAGTGGGGCAAAtaagaactctggcatgcatcagctgatgcattcccaatagatccagagaggtgctcctccccctctatttggtGTTGGTGAGGTCAccgctggagtactatgtccatttccgggcaccgcacttcaggaaggatgtggataagcttgaaagaATACAGAGAAGGACCACCCCATATGATCAGGGGCCTAGaggataggtcctatgaggagagactctgggaacagGGTTTgctcagtctgagtaagagaagactgagaggtgactcgatagccgcctacaagtacatcaggggtgaacaccaagatctagagGAGCAGCTTTTCAGAAAGGCACTCCTTgagaagacaaggtccaatgggcacaagctagttgagggAAAATTTAGTTGGACATacagaaaaacttattttccataagggtatctagaatctggaacacactcccagcagaggtggtcctgtcaccatccctggaggtgttcaagaggaggtggACAATCACCTTGCTAAGCTCATGTGAACCCAATTACCCCCTGCCCATAGCAGAGgagcagacttgatgatcttacaggtcccttctggtcctactattctatgattctaagtttggttgtcagtaaaaaaaataacatcagtaaaaaaattaatttgcagATTGTCAATTATCCATCTTGACTTAGCAAATCCAGCCTTTGCCCTCTCCTAGgcctcccctcagccttctcctctcccaacaaccaccccccacccaccgcATCCTGTGTGGCCCCGCTACCTCAGCCAGTCGCTCAAGGTTCTCCTTCTTGCGGTCACGGTAGTCTTCCAGGCAGCAGTCACCCACCAGCTCAGGGGCGAGGCCATAGAAGCTGAGCTCTTCGTCATAGGCCTGGATGCATTCATGTCGGGGGCAGTGGAGGTGCCCAGTGCGGTAGAAGTTGAGTACATAGCGGAAGACCTCAGGATCACGGTCCAGGAAGATCTCACCAGCCTCCTCATCATAGAAGAAGTCCCGCTCGGCGCCCCCCAGCAGCGTGTCTGGGTAGCGCTCCAGCGTGGCCCGCCACGTCTCAAACCGCCGTCCGCTTACATTCAGCACCAGGCGCTCAGGCCCTGCGGTGGGCCGGGGATTGGGGCCATGgcctggtggcaggggaggaggtgggggcaggggctgctgggccagggggagCCAGCCGACAGCTGCTGCTCGGGctagggggagccaggctgccactcctgctgccatgcCGGGGGGACCCAGGCGTCCGTGAAGGGGCTAGGGGGTGGCTTAGGAACCCTACAGGGCAAgaaaagggagggaaagggggaacgTCAGAAGTCTGGGAATTGAGGAGATAGGGAGCTCTCAGGGACCCAAGAGTCCAGGGGATTGCTGAGGGGGGTGGGTGTCATCAAGGACCTAAGAGTCTAGGGATAATGGTGGTCAGGGCCTCACAGACCCAGGAGTCAAGGGTCTAGGGGTGTCCCAGGGACCCAGAAGTCTCAGAGGTTCCACACTGGGGAGATGAGCTGGGAACTTGGAGTGTGGGAGGGACGGAGAATCCCTGGACTGTAGGGCAACAGCACTGGCAGGGAGATGCAAACATGAGGGAGTGGGGTGCCTGTAGTtgacagcagggtgggggctgggagcccagacccTGGGTTCTCACCCTGAAACTGGAggccagtgggggctgggagagggggtgctAGGAGCCCAGACCCCTGGGTTCTTTTCCCAGCTACTAAAGGGGAATGGGGGCAGACCTggaagcccagacacctgggttcttttcctAGCTATAGGAGAGGGCGGGGAGAGGGGCACTGGCatcccggatgcctgggttctctgggaacgaggtgtggggagaggggttgctgggacccagatgcctgggttctctaccccaggggcaggagtggaGCCGAGGAAGGGGCCCCGATCCGGCCGTCGCAGGGGCCCCGATCGGGCTGACTCTTACCACGGCTCCCGGCTCCGGTGCTGGCGGCTGCAGCGGCCCCGCCCAGCCCCTGCGGCTCCGGTGCCCCCGGGTCCCGGGAGTGGAGGCGGGGCCGGGATCCAAGGGtggaggagagaaggagggaacccaggcatctgagcTCTGGCCCCTCCCGCAGCTGGAGAGGGAAGCCAGGCATCGGAGCATCCCTAAGCCAGCTCCTcacccctgcctctcctcccagggAACTCAGGcgtccagtcccctgctctcagcccccagcccccctccccgcccagaaACCCAGGCGTCCAAGGTCTCAGcccccatggtggggaggggtctgtgacTCAGCATCCAGGGACCCAGGCAAAGATcgcgggccccccccccccccccccatagcccaaATCAGCTCCTGGGagactcctcccccccacccgatGCCCACAGGGCCACGCCAAGCTGTGGGGGCTGCGGATCGGAGGAGCAAGGGGCACTACAGGGTGATGGGAGAGCTGCGAGTCAGGAGTGGGGGCCCGGAGACCATCGCCCTCCAGActggcagagaacccaggcatccaggctaaCCCACCCCAACCCTGATCCCCAGGGTTGTCTCCAGCTAATGGAGGCAGGCAGACCCATCAGCAACCTCCAGCATccatcctgctccagctgccatccctggcaggaacccaggtgtctgggccaaggcccagccccctcctccaggtcccccagagaagggcagccccCCAATCCCACTCTTCACCCAGACTCCTAGGTTCCTTCTTCATTTGCCAGCATACCTTGGGGCaaaggtggtggcagctggaagagcCAAGATACACCTGACTCTGGGGCAGAATGGCTGAGGAATGGCAGAGTAAAACAGGCTGGGCCATGGCCAGCTCTGGGGGGGAACAACTGAATAGAGCAGACCACGATGTCAGCTCTGCTGGGGAAACAATGACATCCAAagagctgggctgcacccagctggggaggggggaggaataaCTGGTAAAACAGGCTAGAATGTGGTCAGCTCTGGGGGGAATAACACAGCAGAAAGCCTCAATCCTTCCCCCAACAAAGAGAGACAGAGCCAGCAGCAGTTTCAGGCTGTGAAGCTTTATCAAGACACAAGAGACAGAAGAAATTGgggccaggcccctccccccagtcaaGACCCCCAtctttggagggtgggggaggggcagagaaagTGCAGTAATCAAGAGAATTCCCTCCCCTGGGCTGAGAAACACCCCCCAGATACAGATACATCAGCTGGGGTGAGAACTTCTCTGAGGTAAAACACAGAAGGTGGGTCAGGGAGCTCATTACATATATTACCATATTATAACCCAGGCCATTTGTACAGAAGCAGTGAAGGGGCAGAGTCATGCTAatgagaggggaaggggccaccCAGGACATGAAGGGGTAAAACCTCCCCCCAATACTGATATGCAAAT encodes the following:
- the KCND1 gene encoding potassium voltage-gated channel subfamily D member 1 isoform X1, with the protein product MAAGVAAWLPLARAAAVGWLPLAQQPLPPPPPLPPGHGPNPRPTAGPERLVLNVSGRRFETWRATLERYPDTLLGGAERDFFYDEEAGEIFLDRDPEVFRYVLNFYRTGHLHCPRHECIQAYDEELSFYGLAPELVGDCCLEDYRDRKKENLERLAEDEEAEGLAEAASQPPSAASPPPSARQRLWRAFENPHASTTALVFYYVTGFFIAVSVVANVVETIPCRVSSGFSSSSSFSSAAVAQAVPCGDRYPLAFFCMDTACVLIFTGEYLLRLFAAPSRCRFARSVMSVIDVVAILPYYISLAVPDNEDLSGAFVTLRVFRVFRIFKFSRHSQGLRILGYTLQSCASELGFLLFSLTMAIVIFATVMFYAEKSTPGTNFTSIPAAFWYTIVTMTTLGYGDMVPSTIAGKIFGSICSLSGVLVIALPVPVIVSNFSRIYHQNQRADKRRAQQKVRLARIRLAKSGTTKAFLQYKHSNDLEELDGHPQAPGLRTCSAFELQHHHLLHCLEKTTNHEFAAERGVSPGARSGRSLSLSSSGAPSPGGSCCPRRPRHRPLRLGSTPSGSRAIAQELSTLQGLKGPAHSRSSLNATPAPDTLKLSYEAAALAAAIISIPTPPANTPDESPPPAPRPPPLHISSL
- the KCND1 gene encoding potassium voltage-gated channel subfamily D member 1 isoform X2 — protein: MAAGVAAWLPLARAAAVGWLPLAQQPLPPPPPLPPGHGPNPRPTAGPERLVLNVSGRRFETWRATLERYPDTLLGGAERDFFYDEEAGEIFLDRDPEVFRYVLNFYRTGHLHCPRHECIQAYDEELSFYGLAPELVGDCCLEDYRDRKKENLERLAEDEEAEGLAEAASQPPSAASPPPSARQRLWRAFENPHASTTALVFYYVTGFFIAVSVVANVVETIPCRVSSGFSSSSSFSSAAVAQAVPCGDRYPLAFFCMDTACVLIFTGEYLLRLFAAPSRCRFARSVMSVIDVVAILPYYISLAVPDNEDLSGAFVTLRVFRVFRIFKFSRHSQGLRILGYTLQSCASELGFLLFSLTMAIVIFATVMFYAEKSTPGTNFTSIPAAFWYTIVTMTTLGYGDMVPSTIAGKIFGSICSLSGVLVIALPVPVIVSNFSRIYHQNQRADKRRAQQKVRLARIRLAKSGTTKAFLQYKHSNDLEELDGHPQAPGLRTCSAFELQHHHLLHCLEKTTNHEFAAERGVSPGARSGRSLSLSSSGAPSPGGSCCPRRPRHRPLRLGSTPSGSRAIAQELSTLQGLKGPAHRCLGSVRPRCLYSTQSRCLSSAFLDATVLSSPDTWDPPVLDT